A window of Pithys albifrons albifrons isolate INPA30051 chromosome 19, PitAlb_v1, whole genome shotgun sequence genomic DNA:
AATGTAACAAAGACAACGGTGGGACTGCAGGTAATGTGCCCATATACAAGAAGGTTCTGAGGTGGAGAAATCCCTGTGGGCAGGCAGCTGTAGGCACCCCTCATTCCCATGGATGGAGCAGGCCCTACCATGTACCATCACGTGCATTGGCAAAGTACGTGCCATGTATTTGTAATTCCTTTATACTGAGatacagaaacacaaaacaactCGTGCTGTAATTGCCACAGCTAATTTTGTTACAAAGCAGTATCAGGAACACAAACAAGAATTAGAACTACTTGGAAATACAACAGAAAAGCTTGAAGGAGGGAGAGTTTTTAAAGCTATCCCAACCCATCTGACAGCATGATGTGAGAAGAAAACTACAAgttacacagacacacagggatcAGCATGGCAAAACTCACAAAGCCCTGCAAACAAACAATCTGAAGTCCAGAACTTGAATACTTCTCCTCAAACAATTAATTAGTAACAACATAGATCTATGTAATATGAACAAAACCTCCAGAAACACACGTCTCCTGAGACAAGTGTGGGCAGCTcatgagcagctcagcagcagcctgagcacAGCTTTGGAGATGGTGTCCCATTCCTGGCCTTGGGCAGAACTCTGCAGGCAAACCAAAGGACTTGACATGGCTCAGTCAGCACAGAACACAGTCCAGCTCAGGACCCAAACTGGGTTTGACCAGGGTCAGCCTCACTCATCAGCATCATCAAACTGGCCATTCTCAACCCTGCCACTGACTGGTGGTGGAGAAACAAAGCGAGGGGTGTGGTGACAGCTTGGGTTGTAAAACCAATCCTCTTGCCACACGTATGAGGCCAAAGGATTACTTTCCTGAAAGCTTCCCCAGGAGAGATCTTCATCATCTacagaagataaaagaaaaggtttaaaCCATGGGAGATACTCAGGAAAGCAGTGGTATAGTGTAGCAGGTTATTGTACAGATCTACAGCATCTTCCAGGTCAATACTGCAACCTGATCTGCCAACAGGCACAAATTAGACCTGAgtaaagaagcaaaaagaagcTGAGTTTGGCAATATCTTCATTTTAAGGAAGGTTCATGCCACAGAGATAAAAGAGCCTTCCAAAAAGCTCAGTGACACACTTGGATTCAAAACATCCAACACCAGCTTGTACAATGCATGAAgttctttcccattttccctgggaataAAAGGTTTATGAAACTGTTCCTTTTATTTGTGCTCTCCCTTCCTGCTGTCTCTATAACACCATCCCACTGAGGAGCCCTCCACAGCCTTTAAGAACTGGGTCACTGGGCAGAATGGGAGGGTGGGGTCCTGTAAAAGCTGGCTCTGAAAGACATTTTCACTAGGCTAGAATGGAGCCCAACAGGCCTGTATTTAACCCATCTAGTAAAAAATAGGGCCAAGTGTTTTAACAGAAGCAAAAGATTTCTGGCCAGCAGACACTGAAAGGACTGAGCAGAGGAAAAGCCCAGAGAATGGGGAGCAGAGGGACCAACACAGCATCCCACGTGTCAGccttccagcagcactgccaaacAAGCCATCACAGCAAGCacttaaaaagacattttaaaaagccataAAATTATCAACcaagaacatttttttattgGCAGCAGTTAACAGCTCAGACACTTGTACTCAGTATCCTTCCCAAGCACCTGAATCCCATAATCACAGCTGCCTTAGGCTGTGAGGATTTAAAGAGCATAAGTTACAGGTGGGATGAGTGAGttaaataaagttaaaaaaagaacttGGGAGAGTTCCagtaaaaaattcaaaatgttcCATAAATTTGAGCAGACAAGGGATTAAAAGGAAAGACCAGAatggaagagagggaaaaacatCAACAAAGGAAAGTCTTTTTCTCAGATTACCCAGCATGAAAAACCAATATtgtgtttccattttaaaattaatggtTTTATAGGAAGGCTGCAAAAACTCCTTCTATGCATTGCCACCTTTGTCCACAAACCCCACTCAGAGACTGAGTACTTGCACTGCTCCCTTCCAAAGAACTCCATGCTCTAGAGGGACATTGTACCTGGAGTACAACCTTGAGTTTTCCTGGAAGAAAGAACTTTTATACAGGAAAAAGCTACATTCCTGCACTCCATGCACCTTTATTTATCACCTGctccagaaaaacaaagataTGTCACTAAGAACTTGCTTCCCCAGATGCACTCAGTACACACAGAATTCTCCTCCTTCCCATGCCACTCCTTAAGAATTCAACTGCTCAAGCAAGAGCTTCATGTGAACTTCACACCACCACCTATAAATGCTGCATTTAACAACAAAATTGTGTGTCATATGTACACGAGGTCAACATAAcaagcaattccttcccaaaataaaacatggagtttaatttaaacacattttcctgCAGAGCATTACCTCAAACCACTTACAATCCAAAACTCAAAGGAAGCACAAGCAAACGTGCACTCACCGTAAGGACCACATGCAGACTCCCTCAATTCTTTATCCCAGTCCTCCACCTCATACTCGGAAGCATCTTGAAACTTTGGAGACTCAGGTGTACTGGAAACTTCATCATCCCCCTCACTCAGGTAAGAATTCATGTTGTACCAAACATCAGAGGAACCACTGACATCACCTTCATTGTCAGAGGTGTCAGAGGCTTCACGTTCTTCAGACTTGCTATCAGGAACATTTGGAATATCATCCAGCAAACATTctaaaacaaagagaaagcacCAACAGACACACTCAGAAACTAAACAGGAACTATTAAATGCTCAGTACACAATAATTCAGACAGGTACACTAAGCCCTTTGTGAGTACCAATCTAATTATAATATATAGAGTTTCCTGCCTGTGTAATATCACACATTGCAGATGCTTGGGAACAGGGGACACAGCCTTGCATCACAGCACTCTTGTTGGAAAATAACTCTTTAAACTAGGGCAAAAGACCCAGCAGTCTCATTTCACAACATTTACCTGTaggtattatttttttaaaaaaggaatattgGAGAAACTTGGTTCTGGTTTAAAAATAGTCATATTAATTAATACTCTTGCACCTAGGCATACACAAAGATCTACATGGAAGTAATTTAGTGCAGAACTGAAGTGGCACTTCCCACCCACCACCTAAAGGTTTTAAGGACATTTCTCAAGCAGAGCCCATTTTGTTACTCACCATCTGCTTTGTTTCATCCTACCTTTTTTTGGCTCCCAGATCACAGTTTCTCTGTTATTACTAAGCTGTTTCTCCACAAAGTTTGTGCCATCAATGGCAGCAGCCATCCCCTAGAAGACAGTTTTAAAAGATTCAGCAGTTCACTGACTGCCCCAACCTGGCTCACACAACAGCTCCTGCTTTTGGGTGATTCTGAGCCCTGGAGCCCACCCGCTTGTTCCCTTGGTCAATCAAAGGTTTCAGGCTTTCACCTGACAAAGCACCCCTGACAGGGGATGGCTCATCCGTCaggctccagccccacagagtgGCCCCTCTCCTGCCGGTCCCTCTCCCCCTGGCCCAGACCCTTCTCCCCTGGCCCAGACCCTTctcccctgccccggccccctctcccctgccccggccccctctcccctgccccggccccctctcccctgccccgggcccctctcccctgccccggccccctctcccctgccccggccccctctcccctgccccggccccttctcccctgccccggccccttctcccctgccccggccccttctcccctgccccggccccctctcccctgccccggccccctctcccctgccccggacccctctcccctgccccggACCCTTCTCCCCTGCCCCGGACCCTTCTCCCCTGCCCCGGACCCTTCTCCCCTGCCCCGGACCCTTCTCCCCTGCCCCGGACCCTTCTCCCCTGCCCCGGACCCTTCTCCCCTGCCCCGGACCCTTCTCCCCTGCCGCCACCTTTGCGGGACGGCCCCCAGAGCTGACCCCAGCAGGTGCCGGAGAAGGGGCCTCACTGAGGGAACTGGAGAGGCacaagcacagccccagggatggTGGATCGGGAGCGCACACGTGGAGGGGCCGGCGCGGGCCCTGCTGCGGGAGGGAACCCTCGGTGGTGCCGCAGGAAGGGAACGGGGAGCTGCCCTGGCGCTGCACCGCACACGGGCCCTTTAAAGCGGCCCTGGGCGAGCCCTCCGGGCGGCCGCGCCACGTTCGCACCGGCAGGGCCGCTCTGGGGGCACCTCCGGCCGTCCTGAGGGCACCGAGAGCCGGGCGGGCCCCGCGGCCGTGTCCGGGCGGGCGCGTGAGGGTCGGGGCACGAGGCTGGAACTGGGGTGGGGCTGTGTCCGCTCCAGCCGCGCCATCCCTGCCATtgccctcagagctgccccatccctgccattgCCCTCAGAGCCGTTCCATCCCTGCCATTGCCCtcagggctgccccatccctgccattgCCCTCAGAGCcgccccatccctgccattgCCCTCGGagctgttccatccctgccatTGCCCTCAGAGCcgccccatccctgccattgCCCTCAgggctgttccatccctgccatTGCCCTCAgggctgttccatccctgccatTGCCCTCAgggctgttccatccctgccatTGCCCTCAGAGCcgccccatccctgccattgCCCTCAGAGCcgccccatccctgccattgCCCTCAGAGCcgccccatccctgccattgCCCTCGGAGCCGTTCCATCCCTGCCATTGCCCTCAGagctgttccatccctgccatTGCCCTCAgggctgttccatccctgccatTGCCCTCGGagctgttccatccctgccatTGCCCTCAGagctgttccatccctgccatTGCCCTCAGagctgttccatccctgccatTGCCCTCGGagctgttccatccctgccattgccctcagagctgccccatccctgccattgccctcagagctgccccatccctgccattgCCCTCAGagctgttccatccctgccattgccctcagagctgccccatccctacCATTGCCCTCAgggctgttccatccctgccattgccctcagagctgccccatccctgccattgccctcagagctgccccatccctgccattgccctcagagctgccccatccctgccattgccctcagagctgccccaccGCTTAAGCCTTgtcctgatatccaacttaaatttcccctgacagagcttaagcccccttgtcctattgctggaCACAGAAGGAACAATCTCAACAGGCTGCTGCTCCAAACATTGTTTCCAGCTAGTCAAAACTTAGTGGAATTCGTTGCTTGAGAGGAGCTGCAGTTTCTACTTGAGTGAAAAATCTCAGATGTATATCCCTGTGTTGTCATGATGCCACCCTTCAGTCACTGGGAAACTCCCTGAAGGAACTACTGCAGTATGTACCTGTGCTTTCCTCATGTTTCTCTGCTGGTCCAAGGATGGCATTTATGCTGATTTATTGGCTTTGACATGGGAAAATGTGGCTCTGTGAACAGCCAACAGCACTGCTTCAAAAAGCACCCACTTCAGGCACTGTGGACAGAAAGTTGAAGTGCAGATGAGAACTTTCTGCCCTCACCCCAGGGCCATTGCTAAAAGATCTCAGATCCCTCTTTCCGTCACTCTCAGGATGCAAAGAGCAATGCAAGGTGACTGCAGAGGCCGTTTCTGTTTTTGTTGTGGAGCACACCTGACTTCAAGGCTAGGAAACAATATATACTGTATTTTTACTGATTTCTGATTACC
This region includes:
- the LOC139680589 gene encoding coordinator of PRMT5 and differentiation stimulator-like translates to MAAAIDGTNFVEKQLSNNRETVIWEPKKECLLDDIPNVPDSKSEEREASDTSDNEGDVSGSSDVWYNMNSYLSEGDDEVSSTPESPKFQDASEYEVEDWDKELRESACGPYDDEDLSWGSFQESNPLASYVWQEDWFYNPSCHHTPRFVSPPPVSGRVENGQFDDADE